GAAGGAGGCGCCGCTATGCCCCCCACCGGCGCGACTTCGGGCTCCGCCCTCGTCTTGCCGACTCCCCCTCCAGGGGGGAGTGATGGGAAAAATGAGGGGAAAGCGGAATATATATAGAGAGCCGCTTTTCTTGCCTGCGATTGCGTAACGGCTGGGCTCGGCAACCGCCTATTTGAGTTTAACGTCGTTATCTGTAATAATTGGAAGGTTTATGCAGGCCTTTTTGCCAGGCGGCCCCGCCTGCTGGAAGAGGCGCTGCCTCGTTTATCAGGAGGTTTCTTTAGCCAATGCAACAAGATCAGTTCGAGAGTGTCGGCAACGCCGAAGAGCAGTCCCAACTCAAGCTTTTAATCGCCAAGGGCAAAGAACAAGGATTTCTGACCTATCACGAGGTCAACGACTACCTGTCGGAGGATATCGTCGAGCCCGAGCAGATCGAAGACATCATTAACACCATTATCGAGATAGGTATTGTCGTGTACGAGGCGCCGCCCGATTTGGGGGCGTTGCTGGAAGAAGGCCCCCGGGCCGGGGATGTGGCGGATACGCCCCCGGCGAGCACCCCGCTGGCGACCGCGGATAACGACTTGGCCCGCACTACCGACCCCATGCGCATGTACATGCGCGAGATGGGCGTCATCAATCTGCTGACCCGCCAGGGGGAGATCGAGTTGGCCAAGCGGATCGAGAGCGGGATCAACAAGATGTTGTCCGCCCTGTGCGATTATCCCCCGACCGTAGATACCCTGTTGCGGGAGTATGCCGCCGTGGAATCCGGGCAGAGCAAGCTCAGCGAGATCATCGTCAACCTGCTCGTGGACGGGAAGCCGACCAGCGCCATGGTGATAGAGGTCAGCAATGGCAATCCGAGCTGTGTTCCTACCAAGGAGCTGCAATCCCAGATCAAGGAGATCGCCTCCTTGCACAAGCGGATCGTCAACTCGATCAAGCGCAACGGTTGGACCAAGCCGCGGACCGTCGCCTTGCGCAAGGCGCTGGAAGAGCGCTTCCTGTCCCTGCGGCTGGCCCCCAAGTTCGTGAATCGGCTGGTGAAAGATGCAGGCGCCACGGTGGACAAGATACGCCGGTGGGAACGCGCCATCATGCAGCTCTGCGTCAAGCGGGCGCGGATGCCGCGCGGGGAATTTATCGCTGCATTCGAGGGTCATGAGACCGATCTGGGCTGGTGCCGCCGCATCGGCAACTCCGGCAAGCCCTACGCGGCCGCGCTGGCGGAGTTGCGCCCGGAGATCGAGCGCGCCCAGAAGAAGATTGCCCTGCAATTGGAGGGCAAGTGCCTTTCGATCGCCGAGATCAAGGAGGTCAACAAGAGGCTGGCCATGGGCAGCGCGAAGACCAACCGCGCCAAGAAGGAGATGGTGGAGGCGAATCTTCGGCTGGTGATCTCCATCGCCAAGAAATACACCAAGCGCGGGCTGCTCTTCCTGGATTTGATCCAGGAGGGCAACATCGGCCTCATGAAGGCGGTGGACAAGTTCGAGTACCGCCGGGGATACAAGTTTTCCACCTACGCCACCTGGTGGATTCGGCAGGCGATTACCCGCTCCATTGCCGACCAGGCGCGCACGATTCGCATCCCGGTGCACATGATCGAGACGATCAACAAGCTCAATCGTTATTCCCGGCAGATCCTGCAGGAGAAGGGGCGCGAGCCGGTGCCGAGCGAACTCGCCGAGCGCATGGATATGCCCGAGGAGAAGATCCGAAAGGTGCTGAATATCTCCAAGGAGCCGATCTCCACCGAAACCCCGGTCGGCGACGAGGAAGACTCGCGGCTGGGGGATTTCATAGAAGACCGCAGCGTCGAATCCCCGGACGAGTCAACGATCAAGTCCAGCCTGTACGATGTGATCCGGGAGACTCTTGCCAACCTGGCGCCCCGCGAGGCAAAGGTGTTGCGGATGCGTTTCGGTCTGGACATGGGCACCGATCACACCCTGGAAGAAGTGGGGAAGCAATTCAACGTCACGCGCGAGCGGATTCGCCAGATCGAGGCCAAGGCCCTGCGCAAGCTGGAGAAAACCCCCGAATATTCCGAGCGGCTGCGGTCCTTTTTCAACGATTCTTCGGCGGGTTCGGACAAGCGCTCGGGCCGGACTCGCGGCACTGGGCGGGGGGTCCGTAGCTCAGTTGGTTAGAGCCACCGACTCATAATCGGTTGGTCCCAGGTTCGAGTCCTGGCGGACCCACTATTCTTGCCGACACGCATTCCGGCATGAGCCCCGCCGGGACCGGGGGACGGGCGGCGCCCGGGGCGCCCGGCAAACCGCCGTTGTTGCTGGTGGACGACGACCCCCTGATCCTGGATTCCTTCTCCCTGGCGTTGCGGGAGGAATACCAGCTGCTGACGGCCCGGGACCGCAAGCAAACCCTGGCGTTGCTGGGTCGAGGCTCGCGGCCTCCCATGCTGGTCCTGCTGGATCTGGGTTTGCCGCCGGCGCCGCATATTCCTGACGAGGGCTTTCGGTTGATCCGCGAGTTGCTGGCCTTCGACCGCGACATGAAGATTCTGATCCTGTCCGGGCAGGGGGATCGCTCCCATATCCGCCGGGCGCTGACGCTCGGGGCGGTGGACTTCATTCCCAAGCCCTGCGATCTGCGGTTGTTGCGCACCCGCCTGCAACACCAATGCATGATCCTCGAGGCCGAGCGCGGGCGCCGGGAACGCGCCGGTACGGAAGAAGAGTTGCTGGGCGACAGTCCGGCGCTCTCCGCCTTGCGCGATCGGATTCGGCAATTCTCCGACACCCCGCACCCCGTCTTGATCGAAGGCGAGTCGGGGACGGGCAAGGAACTTGTGGCGCGCTGCCTGCACCGGTGGAGCGGGCGCGCGCGGCAACAGTATCTCAAACTGAACTGTGCCGCCCTGCCGGGAGAGTTGCTGGAGTCGCAGTTGTTCGGCCATGCCCGCGGCGCGTTCACCGGGGCGAGCGAGGCCCGCGAGGGCTTCCTGGGCGCCGCTGCCGGCAGCCTGCTGTTCGACGAAATCGGCGAACTCCCCCTGGCATTGCAGGCAAAGCTCCTGCGGGTGCTCGACGACGGCGAATATTACCGTCTTGGGGAGACCGTGCCCCGCCGCTTGCAGGCCCGCATCCTTGCCTCCACCAACCGCGACTTGCGCGAAGAAGTGAAGATGGGACGTTTCCGGCTGGACCTCTACCACCGGCTGAGCGTTCTGAAGCTGGGCGTCCCGCCCCTGCGCGAGCGTCAGGAGGATGCGCTGTTGCTGTTCGAACGTTTCCGCGGCATCTACGCGCCGGGCGTCACGTTGAGCGGGGAGGCGCGCCGGATGCTGGGAGGGTACGCCTTCCCCGGCAACGTCCGGGAACTGCGGAATATCGTCATTCGCCTCAGCGCCAAGTATCCCGGCGCCGAGGTGGACGCCGGGAAGTTGCGGGCGGAACTGGAGCCGCCGCAAGAGCGGGGCATACCTGCCCCGGCCGGCCCCCCCCCCGGCGTCCCGGACGAGACGGAACTCCGGGCGCGTCTGTTGCGGGGAGATTTCCGTCTGGAGGATTTCCTGGGAGATCTGGAGCGCCGCTGCATTCTGATGGCTCTGGACATCGCGGCGGGCAATCTCAGCCGCGCCGCCCGTATTTTGGGCATCAACCGCACCACTTTGTACGGCCGGATGCAGCGGCTCTCGATCCGCCAATAATTGCAAGCCGTTACGCAATCTCGAGCCGCCATTCCCGCCCTTTACCCCGTCATTTATACGTTGTTTTCCGTCATTCCGGCCTCCTCCATGTCATTCCGGCG
This is a stretch of genomic DNA from Gammaproteobacteria bacterium. It encodes these proteins:
- the rpoD gene encoding RNA polymerase sigma factor RpoD, with the protein product MQQDQFESVGNAEEQSQLKLLIAKGKEQGFLTYHEVNDYLSEDIVEPEQIEDIINTIIEIGIVVYEAPPDLGALLEEGPRAGDVADTPPASTPLATADNDLARTTDPMRMYMREMGVINLLTRQGEIELAKRIESGINKMLSALCDYPPTVDTLLREYAAVESGQSKLSEIIVNLLVDGKPTSAMVIEVSNGNPSCVPTKELQSQIKEIASLHKRIVNSIKRNGWTKPRTVALRKALEERFLSLRLAPKFVNRLVKDAGATVDKIRRWERAIMQLCVKRARMPRGEFIAAFEGHETDLGWCRRIGNSGKPYAAALAELRPEIERAQKKIALQLEGKCLSIAEIKEVNKRLAMGSAKTNRAKKEMVEANLRLVISIAKKYTKRGLLFLDLIQEGNIGLMKAVDKFEYRRGYKFSTYATWWIRQAITRSIADQARTIRIPVHMIETINKLNRYSRQILQEKGREPVPSELAERMDMPEEKIRKVLNISKEPISTETPVGDEEDSRLGDFIEDRSVESPDESTIKSSLYDVIRETLANLAPREAKVLRMRFGLDMGTDHTLEEVGKQFNVTRERIRQIEAKALRKLEKTPEYSERLRSFFNDSSAGSDKRSGRTRGTGRGVRSSVG
- a CDS encoding sigma-54 dependent transcriptional regulator; protein product: MSPAGTGGRAAPGAPGKPPLLLVDDDPLILDSFSLALREEYQLLTARDRKQTLALLGRGSRPPMLVLLDLGLPPAPHIPDEGFRLIRELLAFDRDMKILILSGQGDRSHIRRALTLGAVDFIPKPCDLRLLRTRLQHQCMILEAERGRRERAGTEEELLGDSPALSALRDRIRQFSDTPHPVLIEGESGTGKELVARCLHRWSGRARQQYLKLNCAALPGELLESQLFGHARGAFTGASEAREGFLGAAAGSLLFDEIGELPLALQAKLLRVLDDGEYYRLGETVPRRLQARILASTNRDLREEVKMGRFRLDLYHRLSVLKLGVPPLRERQEDALLLFERFRGIYAPGVTLSGEARRMLGGYAFPGNVRELRNIVIRLSAKYPGAEVDAGKLRAELEPPQERGIPAPAGPPPGVPDETELRARLLRGDFRLEDFLGDLERRCILMALDIAAGNLSRAARILGINRTTLYGRMQRLSIRQ